In the Manis javanica isolate MJ-LG chromosome 12, MJ_LKY, whole genome shotgun sequence genome, one interval contains:
- the LOC140845279 gene encoding uncharacterized protein, translating into MNLGIKKEDPKCLRGLVESIMFTHRPPWDDCQQLLRTLFTTEERERILNEARKNVLGENGRPTTLQPIIDEVFPLTRPDWDFRTAEGRERLRVYCQTLMNGLRVAARRPTNLAKVKTIVQGEMESPAAYLERLFDAYRQYTPINPEAEEHRSAVVLSFINQAAPDIRRKLHKREDLGEISIRELLQQAEKVFNARETLEDREERLRKEKWVMQEKNRKEDREFQKRENKRQREEIARIFLAGVKEGPRRGRLTGTGSAPLPESWVTLCVEGTPIGFMVDTGAQYSVLNQAHGPLNLGCTSIVQGATGSRICARTTNRKVDLGRHQVSHSFLVVPESPAPLLGRDLLTKVGARIHFEPEGIKIMDKEGQPLQPAHVLTLSLADEHGLLQADQEKGGQGEMDSWVQKFPSAWAETGGIGLTKHLSPLIVQLKAAALPIWVQQYPMPEEARKGIAPHIHRLLETGILKTCQSAWNMPLLPVRKPGSKDYRPVQDLQKVNERVEDIHPTVPNPYTLLSHLPPTHVWYTTLDLKDAFFSIPLSEVSQPLFAFELQEPGGGRKGQLTWTRLPQGFKNSPTLFNEALSQDLEPFRRSHPHVTLLQYIDDLLLATETRKECEEATGNLLAELGELGYRASAKKAHICQRSVVYLGYKISNGARWLTRAMNQTVLAIPVPSSPRAVREFLGSAGFCRLWIPGYAEIAWLLYEATKEGPGWQWTQEQQEAFDRLKAALLRAPALSLPDPEKPFILFVDEKKGVAKGVLAQQLGPWKRPVAYLSKRLDPVASGWPPCLRILAAIALLVREAHKLTFGQNLRITAPHTVEGILNHPPGKWMTNARLIHYQGLLLDSPRIAFSDPVTLNPATLLPDPDLMTPIHDCRDILSEIIQVRAGLKDTLLLNCELNWYTDGSSFVQEGVRRAGEEVVTHEGEVVWSTALPPGTSAQKAELIALAEALERAEGKRANIYTESRYAFGTVHVHGAIYRERGFRSTEGKGLRNLQEVQRLLTVEKPKAVAIIHVPGHQSRKTPEAVGNSHADAEAKRAALSDSLVLAALEIPIPELPALPPKPEYSPQDLEWIKKQVSGKVLREGNWSRDQEGRLILPEALGQYMLANLHKSTHLGWKKLLSLFQSAQLVFPHQNEAARQITNECSSCARLRPAPRGLHPAG; encoded by the exons ATGaaccttggcatcaagaagg aggaccccaagtgtcttagaggtttagtggagtccattatgtttacccatcgtcccccatgggacgactgccagcaattactccgcactctcttcacaacggaagaacgagagcgtatcctcaatgaagccaggaaaaatgtcctcggagaaaatggaagacccactaccctccagcccatcatcgacgaggtgTTCCCACTTAcacgcccagattgggacttcagaactgcagaaggtagggagcgtctccgggtctactgccagactctgatgaACGGTCTCCGGgtggccgccagacggcccactaacttggctaaggtaaaaactattgttcagggggaaatggaaagcccagccgcgtatctggaaaggctgtttgacgcttaccggcagtatactcccataaacccggaagcagaggaacataggtcagctgtagtcctctcatttatcaaccaggcagcccccgatatccggagaaaactccacaagcgggaggacctaggggagatctctattagggaactgctgcagcaggcagaaaaagtcttcaatgctagagaaactctggaagatagagaagaaaggctgaggaaagagaaatgggtaatgcaggagaaaaataggaaggaagacagagaatttcagaaaagggagaacaagaggcagagggaggagattgccaggatattcctggccggggtgaaggagggtcctag GAGAGGAAGATTGACGGGGacgggctcggcacccctccccgagtcctgggtaaccctgtgcgtggaggggactcccattgggtttatggtagatactggggcacagtattcagttctcaaccaggcccacggccccctaaacctaggatgcacaagtatagtccagggagcgacagggtccaggataTGTGCccggactactaacagaaaagtggacctaggaaggcatcaggtctctcactcattcctggtcgtacccgagagccccgcaccgttgctgggcagagatttattaaccaaggtcggggctcgcattcattttgaacccgaagggataaaaatcatggacaaagaagggcagcccctacaaccggcgcatgtgctaactctgtccctggccgacgaacatgGTCTGTtacaggcggatcaagaaaaggggggccagggagaaatggactcttgggtacagaagtttccttccgcatgggccgagactggaggaattggtctcaccaaacacctatccccactcattgttcaactcaaagctgcagctctacccatctgggtccagcaatatccaatgccagaagaggctagaaaagggatagcaccccatatccatagactgttagagacaggaatccttaagacctgccaatctgcatggaatatgcctctgcttccagtgaggaagcctggcagtaaagattataggccagtgcaagacttgcagaaagtcaatgagagggtggaagacatccatcctacagtgcctaacccttacaccttactcagccacctgccacccacgcatgtgtggtatactactctggacctgaaagatgccttctttagtattccactctctgaagttagtcagcctttgtttgcctttgagttgcaagagccagggggaggaagaaaagggcagcttacctggactagactgcctcagggcttcaagaactctcccaccttattcaatgaagccctaagccaggacttggagccctttcgcaggagccacccccacgtgacgttgttgcagtatatAGATGATCTGTTgttggccacagaaacccgtaaagagtgcgaagaagccacggggaacttgctggctgaactaggcgaactgggatatcgggccagtgccaagaaagcccacatctgccagaggtcagtagtctacttggggtacaaaatatctaatggggccaggtggctaacacggGCCATGAATCAAACTGTCCTagctatccccgtcccttcctcaccccgggcagtgagagaatttcttggctcagccgggttttgcaggctctggattccagggtatgcagaaatagcctgGCTGCtctatgaagcaaccaaagaagggccgggctggcaatggacgcaggaacaacaagaggcgtttgacagattAAAAgcagctctcctccgggcccctgccctatctctgccagacccagaaaaaccctttatcctgtttgtagatgaaaagaagggagtggctaaaggagttctggctcagcagctgggcccgtggaagagacctgtggcttatttgtccaagcggctagacccagtggcctccgggtggccaccttgtctgcgtatcctagcagccatcgctctactggtaagaGAGGCacacaagctgacttttggccaaaatctgagaataacagccccacataccgtggaggggatcctcaatcATCCTccgggaaaatggatgacgaacgcaagactcatccactatcaagggctcctactagattctccccgaatcgccttctctgacccggtaaccctaaatcctgccacccttctgccggacccagatctgatgacccccatccatgactgtagagatatcctttccgaaattatccaggtgcgagcaggcCTGAAAGACACCctgttactgaactgtgagctaaattggtatacggatgggagcagctttgtgcaggagggggtcaggagagcaggggaagaagtagtaacccacgaaggggaagttgtctggagcacagctctgccccctggcacctcagcacagaaggcggaacttattgctctcgctgaggccctggaaagagcggaaggcaagcgggccaacatttacacagagagcagatatgcctttggcactgttcatgtccacggtgccatctaccgagaaagaggattccgttccacggaaggaaagggactgaggaatctgcaagaagtccaaagactactaactgtcgaaaaacccaaagcggtagcaattatacatgtaccgggccaccaatcaaggaagacacctgaggccgtcggcaacagccatgctgatgcggaagctaaaagggcagccctctcggactcccttgtacttgcagccctcgaaatacccatacctgaactgcccgccttgccacccaaacctgagtattccccccaggatcttgagtggattaagaaacaagtctcggggaaagtgcttagggagggaaactggagtagggaccaagaaggtaggttgatcctgcctgaagcattgggacagtacatgcttgctaatctgcacaagtccacccatctaggctggaaaaagctgctcagccttttccagtctgcgcagttggtgtttccccaccagaatgaggcagctcgtcagatcacgaatgaatgcagtagctgtgcaaggctaagaccagccccaagagggctgcacccggcag gttga
- the LOC140845084 gene encoding LOW QUALITY PROTEIN: uncharacterized protein (The sequence of the model RefSeq protein was modified relative to this genomic sequence to represent the inferred CDS: inserted 1 base in 1 codon; deleted 1 base in 1 codon; substituted 2 bases at 2 genomic stop codons) translates to MQLRPRGAREQEGEAPSSTSEGAVPVLPVHAIGTGIAQQYQYWPFSSSDLYNWRTQNPPFSEDPKCLIGLVESIMFTHRPTWDDCQQLLRTLFTMEERECILNEARRNVLRENGRPTTLQPIIDEAFPLNAPGWDFGTAERRERLWVYRQTLMTGLRAATRRPTNLAKVKTIVQGEMESPATYLERLFDAYRQYTPIIPEAEEHRSAVVLSFINQAAPDIRRKLHKREDPGEISIRELLQQVEKVFNARETSEDREERLRKEKWVMQEKNRKEDREFQKRENKKQREEMARIFLAGVKEGPRPPRGTGPRQSRLGRDQCALCKRYGHWKRECPQRGEQGGGNPVKTLYLGKEDXWGRGSAPLPESWLTLCVEGTPIGFMVDTGAQYSVLNQAHGPLSPGCTSIVQGAKGSKKCTWTTSRKVDLGRHQVSHSFLVIPESPAPLLGRDLLTKVGARIHFEPEEIKIMDKEGQPLQPAHVLTLSLADEHRLFQADQEKGGQGEMDSWLQRFPSAWAETGGIGLAKHLSPVVVQLKAAALPIQVRQYPMPEEARKGIAPHIHRLLETGILKTCQSARNMPLLPVRKPGSRDYRPVQDLRKVNERVEDIHPTVPNPYILLSHLPPTHVWYTTLDLKDAFFSIPLSEVSQPLFAFEWQEPGGGRKGQLTWTRLPQGFKNSPTLFNEALSQDLEPFHRSHPRVTLLQYVNDLLLATETREECEEATGNLLDELDELGYRASAKKAHICQRSVVYLGYKISNGGRWLTQAMKQTILTNPIPSSPRAVREFLGSAGXCRLWIPGYAEIAXPLYEATKEGPGWQWTQEQQEAFDRLKEALLRAPALSLPDPEKPFILFIDEKKGVAKGVLAQQLGPWKRPVAYLSKRLDPVASRWPPCLCILAAIALLVKEADKLTFGQNLRVTDPHTVEGILRHPPGIWMMKSRLTHYEGLLLDSPRIAFSDPVTLNPATLLLDPDLLTPTHDCRDILSEIIQVRADLKDTPLPNCELNWCTDGSSFVQEGVRRAGAAVVTHEGEVVWSTALPPGTSAQKVELIALGEALERAEGKRANIYTESRYAFGTVHVHGAIYRERGFRSAEGKGLRNLQEVQRLLAVEKPKAVAVIHVLGHQSRKTPEAVGNSHADAEAKRAALSDSLVLAALEIPIPELPALPPKPEYSPQHLEWIRKQVSGEVSGEGNWR, encoded by the exons atgcagttaaggcctcggggggccagggaacaagaaggggaggctccctcctccacctcagaaggagcagtgccggttctgcctgtgcatgccatcggtacaggcatcgctcaacaatatcaatactggcccttttcatctagtgacctctataattggaggactcagaaccctcccttctcagaggaccccaagtgtcttataggtctggtggagtccattatgtttacccatcgtcccacatgggacgactgccagcaattgctccgcactctcttcacgatggAAGAGCGAGagtgtatcctcaatgaggccaggagaaatgtcctcagagagaatggaagacccactaccctccagcccatcatcgatgaggcgttcccacttaacgcacccgga tgggacttcgggactgcagaacgTAGGGAGCGTCtctgggtctaccgccagactctgatgaccggtctccgggcagccaccagacggcccactaacctggctaaggtaaaaactatcgttcagggggaaatggaaagcccagccacgtatctggaaaggctgtttgacgcttacaggcagtacacccccataatcccggaagcagaggaacataggtcagctgtagtcctctcattcatcaaccaggcagcccctgatatccggagaaaactccacaagcgggaggaccccggggagatctctattagggaactgctgcagcaggtggagaaggtcttcaatgctagggaaacttcagaggatagagaggaaaggctgaggaaagagaaatgggtaatgcaggagaaaaataggaaggaagacagagaatttcagaaaagggagaacaagaagcagagggaggagatggccaggatattcctggctggggtgaaggagggccctaggccacctcgaggaacaggaccccgtcaatcccgactaggacgagatcaatgcgccctgtgtaagagatatggacattggaagagggagtgcccccaaaggggggaacaaggaggagggaaccccgtTAAAACCCTGTACCTAGGAAAGGAGGATTgatggggacggggctcggcacccctccccgagtcctggttaaccctgtgcgtggaggggactcccattgggttcatggtagatactggggcacaatattcagttctcaaccaggcccacggtcccctgagcccaggatgcacaagtatagtccagggagcgaaagggtccaagaaatgtacctggaccactagcagaaaagtggacctaggaaggcatcaggtctctcactcatttctggtcatacctgagagccctgcaccgttgttaggtagagacttactaaccaaggttggggcgcgcattcattttgaacccgaagagataaaaatcatggacaaagaagggcagcccctacaaccggcgcatgtgttaactctgtccctggccgacgaacatcgtctgtttcaggcggatcaagaaaaggggggccagggagaaatggactcttggttgcagaggttcccttccgcatgggccgagaccggaggaattggtctcgctaaacatctatccccggtcgttgttcaactcaaagccgcagctctacccatccaggtccggcaatatccaatgccggaagaggctaggaaagggatagcaccccatatccatagactgttggaaacaggaatccttaaaacctgccaatctgcacggaatatgcccctgcttccagtgaggaagcctggcagtagagattaccgaccggtgcaggacttgcgaaaggtcaatgagagggtagaagacatccatcctacagtgcccaatcCTTACatcctactcagccacctgccacctacacatgtgtggtatactactctggacctgaaagatgccttctttagtatcccactctctgaagttagtcagcctttgtttgcctttgagtggcaagagccagggggaggaagaaaagggcagcttacctggactagactaccacagggcttcaagaactctcccactttattcaatgaagccctaagccaggacctggagccctttcacaggagccacccccgtgtgacactgctgcagtatgtgaatgacctgttgctggccacagaaacccgtgaggagtgcgaagaagccacggggaacttgctggatGAACTGgatgaactgggatatcgagccagcgccaagaaagcccacatctgtcagaggtcagtggtctacttggggtacaaaatatctaatgggggcaggtggctaacgcaggccatgaaacaaactatcctgactaaccccatcccttcctcaccccgggcagtgagagaatttcttggctcagctg tttgcaggctctggattccagggtacgcagaaatagcctgaccgctatatgaagcaaccaaagaagggccgggctggcaatggactcaggaacaacaagaggcttttgatagactaaaagaagctctcctccgggcccccgccctatctctgccagacccagaaaaaccctttatcctgtttatagatgaaaagaagggagtggctaaaggagtcctggctcagcagctgggcccgtggaaaagacctgtggcctatttgtccaagcggctagacccagtggcctccaggtgGCCCCCTTGTCtgtgtatcctagcagctatcgctctactggtaaaggaggcagacaagctgacttttggccagaacctgagagtaacagacCCACATACCGTAGaagggatcctcaggcatcctccaggaataTGGATGATGAAatcaagactcacccactatgaAGGGCtgctactagattctccccgaatcgccttctctgacccggtaaccctaaatcctgccacccttctgctggaCCCAGATCTGTTGACCCCCACCcacgactgtagagacatcctttccgaaattatccaggtgcgagcagacctgaaagacacaccgttaccaaactgtgagctaaattggtgtacggatgggagcagctttgtgcaggagggggtcaggagagcaggggcagcagtagtaacccacgaaggggaagttgtctggagcacagctctgccccctggcacctcagcacagaaggtggaacttattgctctcggtgaggccctggaaagagcagaaggcaagcgggccaacatttacacagagagcagatatgcctttggcactgttcatgtccacggtgccatctaccgagaaagaggattccgttccgcggaaggaaagggactgaggaatctgcaagaagtccaaagactactagctgtcgaaaaacccaaagcggtagcagttatacatgtactgggccaccaatcaaggaagacacctgaggccgtcggcaacagccatgctgatgcggaagctaagagggcagccctctcagactcccttgtacttgcagccctcgaaatacccatacctgaactgcccgccttgccacccaaacctgagtattccccccagcatcttgagtggattaggaaacaagtatcgggagaagtgtctggggagggaaactggaggtga